GGGCTGCGCCAGCCGAGCAACGTCGATGAGGAGCGCTTCCTCGGCGTGGCCCTGGAGATGCTGCAGAACGGTGACTGGCTGATCCCCCATTGCGCCGCGGAAATCTACCCGGACAAGCCGCCGCTGTTCATGTGGCTGGTGGCGCTGCTGCTGCGCCTGGGGCTGGCGCCGAACCTGGCGCTGTTCCTGCCGGCCTTCGGCGCCGGCCTGGTGGCCACCGCCTGTCTCTACGACCTCGGCCGCCGTCTGTGGAAGCGCCGTATCGGGTTGATCGCCGGGCTGCTGTTCCTGGCCACCTACCAGACCTATTCGGTGCTGCGCGACGGCGCTATCGACGGCTTCCTTTGCCTGTGGATCAGCCTGGGCGTCTACGGCCTCTGCCGCCACCTGCTGCTCGGCCCGGCGTGGTGCTGGTTCTACCTGGCCTGCGCGGCGATGGGGCTGGGCATCATCAGCAAGGGCGTGGGTTTCCTGCCGGCGCTGATGCTGATTCCCTACGCCTATGCCGTGCGCCAGGGATGGGCTGGCGTAGTGCGCATGCCCGGCCAGGCGCGCGCCTGGTGGCTGGGCCTGCTGGTGGCCCTGGTGGTCATCGCGCTGTGGCTGGTGCCGGTGGCGCTGCATGTGCTCTGGAGCGGCAGCGCCGATGGCCGCGCCTACCTCGACGACATCCTCCTGCAGCAGACCGCCAAGCGCTACGCCAGCGCCTGGCAGCATCAGGAGCCGTTCTGGTACTTCTTCGTCAAGGTCATCCCGCAGTACTGGCTGCCCTTGCTGCTGGTCCTGCCGTGGGCGGTGCCTGCCTGGCGCCGGCAACTGGCCCGGCGCGACGGACGCCTGCTGGTGCTGCTCGGCTGGGTGGCGCTGGTGCTGCTGTTCTTCAGCCTGAGTTCCGGCAAACGCAAGCTCTACATCTTCCCCGCGCTGC
This Pseudomonas sp. ATCC 13867 DNA region includes the following protein-coding sequences:
- a CDS encoding ArnT family glycosyltransferase encodes the protein MASQGDSGNSLSRLAPPRARVGARYSWWWRCAERPWLLLALAALLLGAGLGLRQPSNVDEERFLGVALEMLQNGDWLIPHCAAEIYPDKPPLFMWLVALLLRLGLAPNLALFLPAFGAGLVATACLYDLGRRLWKRRIGLIAGLLFLATYQTYSVLRDGAIDGFLCLWISLGVYGLCRHLLLGPAWCWFYLACAAMGLGIISKGVGFLPALMLIPYAYAVRQGWAGVVRMPGQARAWWLGLLVALVVIALWLVPVALHVLWSGSADGRAYLDDILLQQTAKRYASAWQHQEPFWYFFVKVIPQYWLPLLLVLPWAVPAWRRQLARRDGRLLVLLGWVALVLLFFSLSSGKRKLYIFPALPGLVLAVAPLLPWLLRRWFAERPRARKVFLGVALCWFAAWFARGFVEPLRDPGDDRRPLMAEVARLSGGAELVLTHWREGHWLYARQPLVHFGLDTPAPLSKALTWLRGHPQAVAMVRAEDLERCFRRERAREVTGDYEERWFLVGADADNGQCADDASAPAYRFAWKRPLS